Proteins encoded together in one Helicobacter pylori window:
- a CDS encoding protein hydE: MAFVFLFKCVNEETSLNFTPLLERMACNLQARFYSVYKDNTTSFYLQASAETTLEFAQKLSEILPFSLDFSFLSLKEITEPLDENLFQTASLSKPLFMNAKEHQDFLDKNASLYADTLGLIENTAFKEKMIYGPKELIDCLTQLKEALKTQDFIPVHTSRGALSLSLKSPSPSVIFSDLSSVLSCTKLPLEDAKYLASLEKPSIKASLKSVFKDTFKNDEIIAQLPFDPILNLLCHILQDEGIEFVFTHESRSCEALLHYEALFKTPKRLITPTKKFVLENHLSTFPFKDELEFLRETPNSIVLYFSFKHPTRLLLHANGSLKTLLSVKFDFNQIFNLLKQDEKASRMLQNYAAKFPNFYARVLELSQYNLGGANLLDFFRILGFILGYSEDFHSHSVISLAKECLRPKGPRIDYKILKDDSLKMDLNFSKIMHSAMSFRLAGVENEILSLGILDSLAEFLGNFIWDNAQNFSVQEVTIAGDFFGEKVFLDLFVRYFPKTLALKTHAFLDYE; encoded by the coding sequence TTGGCGTTTGTTTTTCTTTTTAAATGCGTTAATGAAGAAACAAGCCTGAATTTTACGCCCCTTTTAGAGCGAATGGCATGCAATTTGCAAGCGCGTTTTTATAGCGTTTATAAGGATAATACCACTTCTTTCTACCTCCAAGCGAGCGCTGAAACCACTTTAGAATTCGCGCAAAAATTAAGCGAGATCTTACCCTTTTCTTTAGATTTTAGCTTTTTGTCTTTAAAGGAAATCACAGAGCCTTTAGATGAAAATCTTTTCCAAACAGCAAGCCTTTCAAAGCCCCTTTTTATGAACGCTAAAGAGCATCAAGATTTTTTAGATAAAAACGCATCTTTGTATGCCGATACTCTGGGCTTGATTGAAAACACCGCTTTTAAAGAGAAAATGATTTATGGCCCTAAAGAGCTTATAGATTGTTTAACCCAATTAAAAGAGGCGCTCAAAACACAAGATTTTATCCCTGTTCACACTTCTAGGGGGGCATTATCCCTTTCTTTAAAAAGTCCCTCTCCAAGCGTTATTTTTAGCGATCTTTCTAGCGTTTTAAGCTGCACTAAATTGCCTTTAGAAGACGCTAAATATTTGGCTAGTTTGGAAAAACCCTCCATCAAAGCCTCTTTAAAAAGCGTGTTTAAAGACACTTTTAAAAACGATGAAATCATAGCCCAACTACCCTTTGACCCCATATTGAATTTATTGTGCCATATTTTACAAGATGAGGGGATAGAATTTGTTTTTACGCATGAAAGCCGTTCTTGTGAAGCACTGTTACATTATGAAGCGCTTTTTAAAACCCCTAAACGCTTGATCACACCCACTAAAAAATTCGTGTTAGAAAACCATCTTTCTACCTTTCCTTTTAAAGATGAATTAGAGTTTTTAAGAGAAACCCCCAATTCTATCGTTTTGTATTTTAGTTTCAAGCACCCTACAAGGTTGTTATTGCATGCTAATGGTTCTTTAAAAACGCTTTTAAGCGTTAAATTTGATTTCAATCAAATATTTAACCTCCTCAAACAAGATGAAAAAGCCTCCAGAATGCTACAAAACTACGCGGCTAAATTCCCTAATTTTTACGCGCGCGTTTTAGAGCTTTCTCAATACAATCTAGGGGGCGCGAATTTATTGGATTTTTTCCGCATTTTAGGCTTTATTTTGGGGTATAGCGAGGATTTTCATTCGCATAGCGTTATTTCTTTGGCTAAAGAATGCTTACGCCCTAAAGGCCCTAGGATTGATTATAAAATCCTTAAAGACGATTCTTTGAAAATGGATTTAAACTTTTCAAAGATCATGCACAGCGCGATGAGTTTCAGGCTCGCGGGCGTGGAAAATGAAATTTTGAGTTTGGGGATTTTGGATTCTTTAGCGGAGTTTTTAGGGAATTTCATTTGGGATAACGCACAAAATTTTAGCGTCCAAGAAGTAACGATCGCTGGGGATTTCTTTGGCGAAAAAGTGTTTTTGGATTTGTTTGTGCGGTATTTCCCTAAAACCCTAGCCCTTAAAACGCATGCATTTTTGGATTATGAATAA
- the cybH gene encoding Ni/Fe-hydrogenase, b-type cytochrome subunit, whose amino-acid sequence MDKMNKVVLHKEYSGFVRFFHWVRALSIFVLIATGFYIAYPFLQPNSSFYKGVYLLQAYVRSFHVMFGFLLISALIFRTYLFFTKESLMERRSFSQLLSPKAWIDQMKAYFLISGKPHTKGAYNPIQLVAYSTLVVLIALMSLSGVVLYYNVYHAGLGAFLASAFKWFEALCGGLANVRFIHHLATWGFILFVPVHVYMVFFHSIRYESSGADSMINGYGYTKE is encoded by the coding sequence ATGGATAAAATGAATAAGGTCGTTTTACACAAAGAATATTCAGGTTTTGTGCGCTTTTTCCATTGGGTTAGGGCTTTGAGTATTTTTGTTTTAATCGCTACAGGGTTTTACATCGCTTACCCTTTTTTGCAACCTAATTCCAGCTTTTATAAAGGGGTGTATCTTTTACAAGCTTATGTGCGCTCTTTTCATGTCATGTTTGGGTTTTTGCTCATTAGTGCATTAATCTTTAGAACCTATCTTTTTTTCACTAAAGAAAGCTTGATGGAGCGCAGGAGTTTTAGCCAACTTTTAAGCCCAAAAGCCTGGATTGATCAGATGAAAGCGTATTTTCTTATCAGCGGCAAGCCTCACACTAAAGGAGCGTATAACCCTATCCAGCTCGTGGCTTATTCTACTTTGGTTGTTTTGATAGCGTTGATGAGTTTGAGCGGGGTGGTGCTCTATTATAATGTCTATCATGCGGGGCTTGGAGCGTTTTTAGCGAGCGCTTTTAAGTGGTTTGAAGCGCTTTGTGGGGGGTTAGCGAATGTTCGTTTTATCCACCACTTAGCGACTTGGGGGTTTATTTTGTTTGTCCCTGTGCATGTTTATATGGTGTTTTTCCATTCTATCAGGTATGAAAGTTCGGGGGCGGATTCTATGATTAATGGCTATGGTTATACCAAAGAATGA
- a CDS encoding 2,3,4,5-tetrahydropyridine-2,6-carboxylate N-succinyltransferase yields MMNKFKNFVSNYQQSNSYKEPLGFGIARVDIAPISKKILCTTYPVLNWKEENLGSYAVFCNSLSKEKVLKESASECVVEIDESFVLKALEFYTPFLNEAYSNKMAHKNIQVVLELLKALEENRLKNSDGESLYRLVILYEDKPCESVESAYMKLLALSLGKAPLRSLNLEGIFNQLSNAAWSGNKPYELEWLRMNEVALKMRGHFPSIDFIDKFPRYLMQLIPEFDNIRLLDSSKTRFGAYLGTGGYTQMPGASYVNFNAGAMGVCMNEGRISSSVVVGEGTDIGGGASVLGVLSGGNNNPISIGKNCLLGANSVTGISLGDGCIVDAGVVILAGSVVEIEQNEFKKLLEVNSALEKHANNLYKGKELSGKNGMHFRSNSQNGKLIAFRSVKKIELNQNLH; encoded by the coding sequence ATGATGAATAAATTTAAAAATTTTGTGAGCAACTACCAGCAATCTAATAGCTATAAAGAGCCTTTAGGCTTTGGCATTGCCAGAGTGGATATTGCCCCTATTTCCAAAAAGATTTTATGCACCACTTACCCCGTTTTGAATTGGAAAGAGGAAAATCTAGGCTCTTATGCGGTGTTTTGCAACTCGCTTTCTAAAGAAAAAGTCCTAAAAGAGAGCGCGAGCGAGTGCGTCGTTGAGATTGATGAAAGTTTTGTGTTAAAAGCACTAGAGTTTTACACGCCCTTTTTGAATGAAGCCTACTCTAATAAAATGGCTCATAAAAACATCCAAGTGGTTTTAGAGCTTTTAAAGGCTTTAGAAGAAAATCGTTTGAAAAATAGCGATGGGGAGTCTCTTTATCGCTTGGTGATCTTGTATGAAGACAAGCCTTGCGAGAGCGTGGAGAGCGCGTATATGAAACTTTTAGCGCTTTCTTTAGGGAAAGCCCCTTTGAGGAGTTTGAATTTAGAGGGTATTTTTAACCAGCTTTCTAATGCGGCCTGGAGCGGTAACAAGCCTTATGAATTAGAATGGCTCAGAATGAACGAAGTGGCTTTAAAAATGCGAGGCCATTTCCCTAGCATTGATTTTATAGATAAATTCCCGCGCTATTTGATGCAATTAATCCCTGAATTTGATAATATCCGCTTACTGGATAGCTCAAAAACGCGCTTTGGGGCGTATTTAGGGACTGGAGGTTATACCCAAATGCCCGGGGCTAGTTACGTGAATTTTAACGCAGGGGCTATGGGAGTGTGCATGAATGAGGGGCGTATTTCTTCATCGGTGGTGGTGGGAGAAGGCACTGATATTGGTGGGGGAGCGAGCGTTTTAGGCGTTTTAAGCGGAGGGAATAACAACCCCATTAGCATTGGGAAAAATTGTTTGCTAGGGGCTAATAGCGTTACCGGGATTAGTTTAGGCGATGGCTGTATTGTGGATGCAGGCGTTGTGATATTAGCCGGGAGCGTGGTAGAAATTGAACAAAATGAGTTTAAAAAACTTTTAGAAGTGAATAGCGCTTTAGAAAAGCATGCGAACAACCTTTACAAAGGCAAAGAGCTTTCCGGAAAAAATGGCATGCATTTTCGTTCCAATAGCCAAAATGGCAAGCTGATCGCTTTTAGGAGCGTGAAAAAAATTGAGTTGAATCAAAACCTGCATTAA
- a CDS encoding Ni/Fe hydrogenase has protein sequence MFYDEKKTYQKIEERLDIIRSFNAHNEHKNLQDEFKGAGISRRDLLKWAGMMSTALALPASFTPLTLKAVEVANRLPVIWLHMAECTGCSESLLRSADPTIDSIIFDYINLEYHETIMVASGFQAEKSLHDAIEKHKNNYILMVEGGIPQGTEYFLTQGPNAETGAKECRKAAQHAAAIFAIGTCSSFGGVQAAYPNPSNAQPLHKIIDKPVINVPGCPPSEKNIVGNVLYYLMFGALPKLDAYNRPSWAYGNRIHDLCERRGHFDAGEFVEHFGDENAKRGFCLYKMGCKGPYTFNNCSKLRFNSHTSWPIGAGHGCIGCSEPNFWDTMSPFEEPLANRSIKTAFDGLGADKVADKVGTTLLSATAIGIVAHALLSKAIKNKE, from the coding sequence ATGTTCTACGATGAAAAAAAGACTTATCAAAAGATTGAAGAACGCCTTGATATAATTCGTTCGTTTAACGCTCATAACGAGCATAAAAACTTGCAAGACGAGTTTAAGGGGGCGGGCATTTCTAGGCGTGATTTATTGAAGTGGGCGGGCATGATGAGCACAGCGTTAGCCTTGCCGGCTAGTTTTACTCCCTTGACTTTAAAAGCGGTAGAAGTGGCTAACAGATTGCCCGTGATTTGGTTGCACATGGCAGAATGCACCGGCTGTAGCGAGAGCTTGTTAAGGAGTGCAGACCCCACCATTGATAGTATTATCTTTGATTACATCAACCTAGAATACCATGAAACCATCATGGTAGCGAGCGGTTTTCAAGCCGAAAAAAGCTTGCATGACGCCATAGAAAAGCATAAAAACAATTACATTTTAATGGTAGAAGGCGGTATCCCCCAAGGCACAGAATACTTTCTCACTCAAGGCCCAAACGCTGAAACGGGGGCCAAAGAGTGCAGGAAAGCCGCCCAACACGCAGCCGCTATTTTTGCCATAGGCACATGCTCAAGTTTTGGGGGCGTGCAAGCGGCTTACCCTAACCCCTCTAACGCGCAACCCTTGCATAAAATCATTGATAAACCCGTGATCAATGTTCCCGGTTGTCCGCCTAGTGAAAAAAATATCGTGGGCAATGTGCTTTATTACTTGATGTTTGGGGCTCTCCCTAAACTTGATGCCTATAACCGCCCCTCTTGGGCTTATGGGAACAGAATCCATGATTTGTGCGAAAGGAGAGGGCATTTTGATGCGGGCGAATTTGTGGAACATTTTGGCGATGAAAACGCTAAAAGGGGCTTTTGCTTGTATAAAATGGGCTGTAAAGGGCCTTACACTTTCAACAATTGCTCCAAACTCCGCTTCAATTCACACACTTCTTGGCCCATAGGCGCAGGGCATGGGTGCATAGGGTGTTCTGAGCCTAATTTTTGGGATACGATGAGTCCTTTTGAAGAGCCTTTAGCGAATCGTTCCATTAAAACCGCCTTTGACGGCTTAGGGGCGGATAAAGTAGCGGATAAAGTAGGCACGACTCTACTCAGTGCAACCGCTATTGGCATTGTTGCGCATGCACTCCTTTCTAAAGCGATCAAAAACAAAGAGTAA
- the hybD gene encoding HyaD/HybD family hydrogenase maturation endopeptidase, whose protein sequence is MSQKILILGIGNILFGDEGIGVHLAHYLKKNFSFFPSVDIVDGGTMAQQLIPLITSYEKVLILDCVSAKGVEIGSVYAFDFKDAPKEITWAGSAHEVEMLHTLRLTEFLGDLPKTFIVGLVPFVIGSETTFKLSSEMLNALETALKAIETQLNAWGVKMQRTDHIALECIAELSYKGF, encoded by the coding sequence ATGAGTCAAAAAATCCTAATTCTAGGCATTGGCAATATCCTTTTTGGCGATGAAGGCATTGGGGTGCATTTAGCCCACTACCTCAAAAAAAATTTTTCTTTTTTCCCTAGCGTGGATATTGTGGATGGGGGGACTATGGCACAACAACTCATTCCTTTAATCACTTCGTATGAAAAGGTTTTGATTTTAGACTGCGTGAGTGCTAAAGGCGTTGAGATAGGATCAGTCTATGCCTTTGATTTTAAGGACGCTCCTAAAGAAATCACATGGGCTGGGAGCGCGCATGAAGTGGAAATGCTACACACTTTAAGGCTCACGGAGTTTTTAGGGGATTTGCCTAAAACTTTTATCGTGGGGCTTGTGCCTTTTGTGATAGGGAGCGAGACCACTTTCAAGCTTTCAAGCGAAATGTTAAACGCTTTAGAAACAGCCTTAAAAGCCATAGAAACCCAACTCAACGCATGGGGAGTTAAAATGCAACGCACCGATCATATCGCTTTAGAGTGTATCGCTGAACTCTCTTATAAGGGTTTTTGA
- a CDS encoding DUF262 domain-containing protein, with product MKATQSTINDFFALTGTIFSIPVYQRNYTWAEENCEKLLQDIISISQNKKTHFMGSITYILHWIDDEKSLRQLQEFVIIDGQQRVTTIMLLLKAIETKIPNEGIKKEIDGLLNLSGQKLRLKPIKSDKEAFDLVMQNRSHEIQGVSHISNNYKFFTKELENYLSKGYRIEEIYGAFLRLKIVAIGLELGEDDPQVVFESINATGVQLKGLDLIRNYLMMGENSDNQNRLYNTYWVPLEDWLGEKDLNEFILTYLRIYFEDKLKKEEREVYYALKDHHRDNFPDNIQGLMSDMREYGRIYQIFLDRDHYFLHRGDPQQLANLRLRIKDLLKIKFGVAKPFILRCARDFEEGKLDYENFCEILQILTSYFVRRSVCGDSTGVLTRVLYSLYRQLENVSADVLKRYLGKSVCQAAFPNDDKIKVAFLVRNAYAANQVCKFILLEIEKLSNAEPPREENLEVEHFYPKTPIQEWRDRVGDYFTFEQDYLNNFGNLTLSGQNQRLGNKSYEAKIALMKEYSSLHLNDYFINNTHSWGIEEVRNRSGYLADQFCQVGLFKDLPKEYRTRELHKTLDDDLTNHKFQSVRLPNGQRCMARNAKELARAVIDYLLENAREAFESYTDEELRYICWDKAKAQLRDRDGTCFVPFEKDGFYFVSNASYQTVGNNLRDLILGCDLNPRDFIVE from the coding sequence ATGAAAGCGACACAAAGCACCATTAACGACTTTTTTGCCTTAACAGGCACGATATTTTCTATCCCTGTATACCAGAGGAACTACACTTGGGCAGAAGAAAATTGTGAAAAGTTACTGCAAGATATTATCAGTATCTCTCAAAATAAGAAAACGCATTTCATGGGTTCTATCACTTATATTTTGCATTGGATTGACGATGAAAAGAGCTTGAGACAACTCCAAGAATTTGTCATCATTGACGGGCAGCAAAGGGTTACTACCATCATGCTTTTGCTTAAAGCCATAGAAACAAAGATACCAAATGAAGGGATAAAAAAAGAGATTGACGGGCTACTCAATCTTTCGGGACAAAAGCTGCGTCTCAAGCCCATTAAAAGCGACAAAGAAGCCTTTGATCTGGTCATGCAAAATCGATCGCATGAAATACAAGGCGTATCACACATCAGTAATAATTATAAATTTTTCACCAAAGAGCTTGAAAATTATCTCAGCAAGGGGTATCGCATAGAAGAGATTTATGGAGCGTTTTTGCGGCTTAAAATCGTAGCCATAGGCTTAGAGTTAGGCGAAGACGATCCGCAAGTGGTGTTTGAAAGCATTAACGCTACAGGCGTGCAATTAAAAGGGCTGGATCTCATCCGCAACTACCTGATGATGGGGGAAAATTCTGACAACCAGAATCGTCTTTATAACACTTATTGGGTTCCTTTGGAAGATTGGCTTGGCGAAAAGGATTTGAATGAATTTATTCTAACCTATTTGAGAATCTATTTTGAAGATAAATTAAAAAAAGAAGAGCGTGAAGTGTATTACGCGCTAAAAGACCATCACAGAGACAATTTCCCTGATAATATACAAGGTCTTATGAGCGATATGCGTGAATATGGCAGAATCTATCAAATCTTTTTAGACAGAGATCATTATTTTTTACATCGTGGAGACCCGCAACAGTTAGCGAATTTACGCCTGCGCATCAAAGATCTCTTAAAAATCAAATTTGGCGTGGCAAAGCCTTTTATTTTGCGTTGCGCTAGAGATTTTGAAGAAGGCAAATTGGATTATGAAAACTTCTGCGAAATTTTGCAAATCCTTACCAGCTACTTCGTGCGCCGGAGCGTGTGCGGGGATTCTACCGGTGTACTTACCAGAGTTCTTTATTCTTTATACAGACAGCTAGAAAATGTTTCAGCCGATGTGCTCAAGCGCTATCTAGGCAAGAGCGTTTGTCAAGCGGCGTTCCCTAATGACGATAAAATTAAAGTGGCGTTTCTTGTGCGTAACGCTTATGCAGCAAATCAAGTGTGCAAATTCATTTTGCTTGAGATTGAAAAATTAAGCAACGCCGAACCGCCAAGAGAAGAAAATCTAGAAGTGGAGCATTTCTACCCCAAAACCCCCATCCAAGAATGGCGCGATAGGGTGGGGGACTATTTCACTTTTGAGCAAGACTACCTCAATAATTTTGGGAATCTGACCTTATCAGGGCAAAATCAAAGGCTTGGCAACAAATCTTACGAGGCAAAAATTGCGCTTATGAAAGAATACAGCTCCTTGCATTTAAACGACTATTTCATCAATAACACCCATTCTTGGGGGATAGAGGAAGTGAGGAATAGGAGCGGATATTTAGCGGATCAATTCTGTCAAGTGGGATTGTTTAAAGATTTGCCTAAAGAATACCGCACAAGAGAGCTTCACAAAACCCTTGATGATGACTTAACTAACCATAAGTTTCAAAGCGTTAGGCTCCCCAATGGCCAAAGGTGCATGGCAAGAAACGCTAAGGAATTGGCTAGAGCTGTCATAGACTACTTGCTAGAAAACGCCAGAGAAGCCTTTGAAAGCTACACAGATGAAGAGCTAAGATATATTTGTTGGGATAAAGCAAAAGCGCAATTAAGGGATAGAGATGGCACTTGTTTTGTGCCTTTTGAAAAAGACGGATTCTACTTTGTCAGCAATGCGAGTTATCAAACGGTGGGCAATAACCTTAGGGATCTTATCTTAGGCTGTGATCTCAATCCTAGAGATTTTATTGTGGAATAA
- a CDS encoding flavodoxin family protein, which translates to MKKVLIINGAKAFLHSGGKLNETLSDHAKKTLESLGLEVDTTIVDKGYNHSQEVEKIFSADATIWQMPGWWMGEPWIVKKYIDEVFSAGYGKFWVNDGRSSKNPTKNYGEGGLMQGKKYMLSLTWNAPIEAFNDPKEFFEGVGVDVVYLHLHKAFQFLGLSALPTFMCYDVHKNPQVEQYLNSLTTHLHQAFGK; encoded by the coding sequence ATGAAAAAAGTACTCATCATTAATGGGGCTAAAGCGTTTTTGCACTCTGGGGGGAAACTCAATGAAACCTTGAGCGATCATGCAAAAAAGACTCTAGAATCTTTGGGGCTAGAAGTGGATACTACAATCGTGGATAAGGGCTATAATCATAGTCAAGAAGTGGAAAAAATCTTTAGCGCTGATGCGACGATTTGGCAAATGCCTGGCTGGTGGATGGGAGAGCCTTGGATTGTGAAAAAATACATTGATGAAGTCTTTAGTGCAGGGTATGGGAAGTTTTGGGTTAACGATGGCAGAAGCTCGAAAAACCCCACTAAAAACTACGGGGAAGGGGGCTTGATGCAAGGCAAAAAATACATGTTGAGCTTGACCTGGAACGCTCCCATTGAAGCCTTTAATGATCCTAAGGAATTTTTTGAAGGGGTGGGTGTGGATGTTGTGTATTTGCATTTGCATAAAGCGTTCCAATTTTTAGGGCTTTCAGCGTTGCCCACTTTTATGTGCTACGATGTACATAAAAACCCCCAAGTAGAGCAGTATCTTAATTCTCTCACCACGCATTTGCACCAGGCTTTTGGCAAGTGA
- a CDS encoding sel1 repeat family protein, whose translation MLKQSLLLLVFLVLQLSGAEENNQAPKNTPPELNPANAKGAPNPNTQITPKNDNSNLLDKLGSPENAQTELSAGIDLAKKGDYQGAFKLFSQSCDNGNAAGCFAVGAMYANGVGIQTNRLKAARYYEMGCSGGDATACANLAQMYENKKNADTNDKENALQLYAVACQGGDMLACNNLGWMFANGSGVPKDYYKAMSYYKFSCENGNDMGCYNLGLMSNVNNIYGIDKAKLSQVDLNYLACNAGDMMGCANLGWIYANGDLGAPLNNHYAAKYFQMACDGGILGSCNNLGVLYQKGLGVPQDDQRALDLFSYACDNGFESSCRNYGNFKEHLLRMNPNYGRLFMPYNSYEIP comes from the coding sequence ATGCTCAAACAAAGTTTGTTATTGCTTGTTTTTTTAGTCTTACAGCTTAGCGGCGCTGAAGAAAACAATCAAGCCCCAAAAAACACGCCCCCCGAATTAAACCCCGCTAACGCTAAGGGCGCGCCAAACCCTAACACCCAGATCACTCCTAAAAACGATAACTCTAACCTGTTAGACAAATTAGGATCGCCTGAAAACGCTCAAACCGAGCTTTCTGCCGGTATTGATTTGGCTAAAAAGGGCGATTATCAAGGGGCTTTCAAGCTTTTTTCCCAATCGTGCGATAACGGCAATGCGGCCGGGTGTTTTGCGGTGGGGGCGATGTATGCTAATGGGGTAGGGATCCAAACCAACAGATTAAAAGCCGCTCGCTATTATGAAATGGGTTGCAGTGGGGGCGATGCGACCGCTTGCGCGAATCTGGCTCAAATGTATGAAAACAAGAAGAATGCGGATACGAACGATAAAGAAAACGCTTTGCAATTGTATGCGGTGGCTTGCCAAGGGGGGGACATGCTCGCATGCAATAATTTGGGGTGGATGTTTGCTAATGGGAGTGGGGTCCCAAAAGATTATTACAAAGCGATGAGTTATTATAAATTTTCATGCGAAAATGGGAATGATATGGGGTGTTATAATCTGGGCTTGATGTCTAATGTGAATAATATTTATGGCATTGATAAGGCCAAGCTCAGTCAAGTGGATTTGAATTATTTGGCTTGTAACGCTGGGGATATGATGGGGTGCGCGAATTTAGGCTGGATTTATGCGAATGGGGATTTAGGGGCTCCGTTAAATAACCACTACGCGGCGAAGTATTTTCAAATGGCATGCGATGGGGGGATTTTGGGGAGTTGTAACAATTTAGGCGTGCTGTATCAAAAGGGCTTAGGCGTGCCTCAAGACGATCAAAGGGCTTTGGATTTATTCTCGTATGCGTGCGATAATGGTTTTGAGTCAAGCTGTCGTAATTACGGGAATTTTAAAGAGCATTTATTGCGCATGAACCCTAATTACGGGCGCTTGTTCATGCCATATAATTCTTATGAGATACCCTAG
- a CDS encoding flavodoxin-dependent (E)-4-hydroxy-3-methylbut-2-enyl-diphosphate synthase codes for MLENRVKTKQIFIGGVAIGGDAPISTQSMTFSKTADIESTKNQIDRLKLAGADLVRVAVSNEKDALALKELKKVSSLPLIADIHFHYKFALIAAQSVDAIRINPGNIGSKDKIKAVVDACKEKNIPIRIGVNAGSLEKQFDQKYGPTPKGMVESALYNAKLLEDLDFTNFKISLKASDVIRTIEAYRMLRPLVIYPFHLGVTEAGNLFSSSIKSAMALGGLLMEGIGDTMRVSITGELENEIKVARAILRHSGRLKEGINWISCPTCGRIEANLVDMASKVEKRLSHIKTPLDISVMGCVVNALGEAKHADMAIAFGNRSGLIIKEGKVIHKLAEKDLFETFVIEVENLAKEREKSLKD; via the coding sequence ATGCTAGAAAATAGAGTTAAGACCAAGCAAATTTTTATCGGTGGCGTCGCTATAGGGGGTGATGCTCCTATTAGCACGCAAAGCATGACCTTTAGTAAAACCGCTGATATTGAAAGCACTAAAAATCAAATTGACCGACTCAAACTCGCCGGGGCTGATTTAGTGAGGGTGGCGGTGAGTAATGAAAAGGACGCTCTAGCCTTAAAAGAATTGAAAAAAGTGTCTTCCTTGCCCTTAATCGCTGATATTCATTTCCATTATAAATTCGCTCTCATCGCCGCTCAAAGCGTGGATGCGATCAGAATCAATCCCGGAAACATCGGCTCTAAAGACAAAATTAAAGCGGTGGTTGATGCTTGTAAAGAAAAAAACATTCCTATAAGAATTGGCGTGAATGCCGGGAGTTTAGAAAAGCAGTTTGATCAAAAATACGGGCCGACCCCAAAAGGCATGGTAGAAAGCGCTTTGTATAACGCCAAACTTTTAGAAGATTTGGATTTTACCAATTTTAAGATTTCTTTGAAAGCGAGCGATGTGATTCGCACCATAGAAGCTTATAGGATGCTACGACCTCTTGTGATCTATCCTTTCCATTTGGGGGTTACTGAGGCGGGGAATCTTTTTAGCTCCAGTATCAAATCCGCCATGGCTTTAGGGGGGCTTTTAATGGAGGGCATTGGGGATACGATGCGCGTATCCATCACAGGGGAATTAGAAAATGAAATCAAAGTGGCTAGAGCGATTTTACGCCATAGCGGGCGTTTGAAAGAGGGGATTAATTGGATTTCTTGCCCCACTTGCGGGCGCATTGAAGCCAATTTAGTGGATATGGCGAGCAAGGTAGAAAAACGCTTAAGCCACATTAAAACCCCTTTAGACATTAGCGTGATGGGTTGCGTGGTGAACGCTTTAGGTGAAGCCAAGCATGCAGACATGGCGATCGCTTTTGGGAATCGCAGCGGTTTGATCATTAAAGAGGGTAAAGTCATTCACAAACTGGCTGAAAAGGATTTGTTTGAAACTTTTGTCATAGAAGTGGAAAATTTAGCTAAAGAAAGAGAAAAAAGTTTAAAGGATTAG